A segment of the Siphonobacter curvatus genome:
TACCCGTATCCTTCACCACAAAGTCAATCATGCCGGGCCGTTCCGCATCGTTCTTCACGATAACCGATACCGAACCCGTGGCGGTAAACTTAATGGCATTCGAGAGCAAATTCTTCAGAATCTGACCCAGTCGCATCCGGTCTGTTTCGATGACACCGGGAGTATTGGGTTCTACGCTAATGGCAAATTCCAGATTTTTTTCTTTCGCTAAGGGCGTGAACAAGGCCCGGAGTTCTTCCAGAATATCCGAGATGGCCACGTTCAAATATTCGAGTTTCATCTGCCCTGCTTCAATTTTAGACAGGTCCAGAATCTCATCAATCAATCCTAATAATCCATTCCCCGAAGACTGAATGACTTTCGCGTATTCAATCTGATCTTTCGATAAATTGTCTTCTGAATTTTCGGCTAGTAATCGACTTAATAAAAGTATGGAGTTAAGCGGCGTACGCAACTCGTGCGACATATTCGCCAGAAATTCTGATTTGTACCGAGTCGTTAATTCTAGCTCTTCCGCCTTCTTCTGAATTTCGTCGTTCTTTTCTTCGAGCAAGACACTCCGCTCTTCTAATTCCGTATTAGTTTGCAGTAGTTCTTCCTGTTGTACCCGTAATTCTTCTTCTGAAGCTTGTAGCTTTTGAGCCTGAGCTTCCAACTCTGCATTCAGGTTTTCCAGTTCATTATGTTGAGCCTGTAGTTCCTCCGCTTGAGCCTGCGTTTCTTCCAGGAAATTCTGTAGTTTGATATAGTCTAAAGCAGCATTGGTAGCTACGGCCAGATCATCCTGATTGCTCCTTAAAAACTCCAGTTCTAATTCACTGGGTTTTTGTAAAAACCCGAGTTCAATTACCCCAATACAACTCCCCGCGTAAAGCAAAGGCAGTACAACTAATGCCTGAATTGGGGCCGTTCCTAGCGAAGAAGTGATGGGCAGATAATCGGTGGGTAAATCTTCGATTACTCGTATTTTTTTCTGCTCAATAGCCTGGCCCAAAATTCCCTGACCCGCGTATACGAATTCCGGTACTTCTACGACGGCCTGACTCCCCGCCAAACTAAATTTAGAGCTGGTATCAATAAAATATACCGTTCCTACGGGAGCTTTAACGTAGTTGGTAATTGTCTCGATCATACGGGCAGCCAACGTTTTAAAATTACGCTCGCCCGCAATGGCCGTACTTAATTCAACTGCTCCGGTTTGTAGCCAATCCCGCCGCTGTAAATCAGTAAAGGTCGTTTCCAAAGATCCTACCATACCGTTTAAAGCTCTGGAAATCCGGCCAAGTTCGTCGTCTTTATCATCGGCACTTCGTACCGAGTAATCTCCGTCTGAAATCTTAGCTGCCACGCCTTCTATCGCTACAATTCGTCGGACGGATTCATCGTATTGTTGTTGAGCTAATTGCTGTTGAACTAAGCGGCTATCTAAATCTCTTTTGATTCGAATATAGGCATACGCTGTGATTAACGTTGAAATAATGGCAGCAATTGCTAATAAAACAGGAGTGAAATTGATGTAGAATTGCTGCTTATCGATGCGATTTTGAAGTACAGAAGTTTCGTGCTTCTTAATTCGCTCTACTGCTACTCGAAGATCATCCATGATCTTCTTCCCTACCGCCATCTCCTCGTTTTGCTGAGCTGTATCACGCGTCATGTACTTAGCCCGCCGAGCCCGATTGATAATCTTCTGCATCTGGTCGAACTTGGCCGTATAAAGCTCCTTTACCTGACTTAAGCTCTGTTGCTGAGCTACATTATCCTGCGTCAGGTCTTTTAACCTGGTATACGTAGCATTTACTTTTTCATAAGCACCGTTATAGGGATTTAGATAATCCGAATCCAGCGTTAGCAGAAACCCGCGTTGTCCAGTTTCTGCATCTTTCATGTACGAGATGATGTTCTCCGATTCTAGTATCACCTGATTGGTATGATTTACTAGTTTCGAGTTATCAATTAATCCCTGGATACTGTAGAAAGAAGCCGCTAAACTAATGAGCAGTAATACCGTAGAAACGGAAAATACGACCTGCAATTGTCGTATTACGGAATGCGTTGTTTTAGGCATGGTAACTATTATAGAGATTCCAGCGTCTCGCTGGTCTGATGTATGGGTAAAATCAAAATAAAACTAGCTCCTTCGTTCGGCCGGCTTTTTGCGGAAATAAGTCCATTATGTTTGTCCATATTTTTCTTAGCAATCGCCAAACCAATGCCCGTGCCCTCGTAACTACTTTGATCATTTAATCTTTGGAAGATGATGAAAATACGCTGTAGGAATTTTTCATCGAATCCAATGCCATTATCTTCCACGGTAATACGACAATACTCACCCGTTGAAGAAACTTCGCTATCTATGCTCTTTTCTTTAATTCGTTCCGCCCGAATAGCAATAACGGGCGGTTTTCCCGTAATCGTAAATTTCAAGGCATTACTAATCAGATTTTGGAAGACTTGTCGGATACGGCTGGGAATGGTGTCTATTACGGGTAAATCTTCAATGTGTAAGATGGCCTGTTTAGTACGAATAACTTCCTCAAAATCGTTGAGCAACTCCTGAATGAGGGTATTTAAATTCGTAGGTTGGAACGCTGCGGATACGGAAAGCTGCGAGTATTCCAATACATCATTAATAAGGCGGGACATCCGAGCCGAAGAATGAATGGAACGCTCCAGATAAGCTACGGCTTCCTGATTTTCTTTCAGGTATTTTTCTTTAATCACGTCATTAAATATCTGAATTTTCCGTAGCGGCTCCTTTAAGTCATGCGAGACTACCCAGGCAAATTGTTGTAATTCGTGGTTCGTACGTTCCAGTTCGACATTTTTAATGAGTAGCTCTTTCGTACGCAGCTCAACCTTTTGTTCCAGTAATTCAGCCGCTAATTTTTGCTGATGAATATCCGTCAGCGTACCCACCCAGCGAACCGTAATTCCTTGCCGCTTGATGGGCGTAATGCGTAACAGATGGTAGCGGCATTCCCCCGACTTCAGTTCTTTCAAGCGAACTTCACAGGTAAATTCAACGCCTGTATTTCTTTGCTGCTGCCAGGCTTCCCAAACGGAATCGTCCGGATGCGTTTCTGGAAACGTACCCGAGTCCGCTGAATAACGGAACCAATGCTCATTCACGAATTCAATTTGTCCCCCAGCCGCAACCGTAAAAGCCATTTGCGGCAACGATTCGAGCGTCGAACGTAACTCCTGCATGCGTTCGGCGAGTTCTTCCTGAGCCTGTTTCCGTACTTCAATTTCGGTCATCAGGGAACTTTGAATCGCTCGCAACTCCTGCTGCTGTTCGTACAAACGATTAAGCGTTTTGACTTTGAGTAGCAGAATATCGGGATCTACGGGCTTGGTGAGGTAATCCATGCCACCCGAGGTATAGCCCTTCGCAATGAACTCCTTTTCTTTATTGACTGCCGATAGGAAAATGATGGACGTATCCTTCGCTTTACTATAACCGGCAATGGCTTGAGCTACTTCAAACCCATCCATACCCGGCATTTGTACATCCAGGATAATAACAGAGTAGCTCTGATTCAGGACTTTTCTAAGGGCTTCCTCTCCTGATTCTGCGGTATCAACGGAAAAATCATGCAGTTCGAGGATCTTTTTGAGGGGAAGAATATTCTCAGGCCTATCATCCACTAGAAGAATCATATCCAACGAAACTGTTTTAAATCAACATAATAGAGCCTTTTGTACATACCGGGGTTTGCATACGATTTGAGAAATGATAACCGTACATTCACATCAAGCATCGAATAAGGGCTGGTAAATTTACGATAGAATTCCTTTAGTCTATCCATACAAAGGCATCTCTACCCAACCAGAATAACCATTCGCGTAAAAATATGTTTGCCGCAACCAAATACTTGAGGCTTAATTTTAACGAAAACGCTCACTTTCTGTAGAAAGCGAGCGTTGACTCGAAGTAGATTCTAACATATGTCAATCTATCCGGCCTTGAAAACTTGTAGAATTGACCTGATTTTACTGGAATTAGAAACTATAGAAAAGTGCCTTTAACAGTACCTTCGTTAGGGTCTCAAAATTGCATTCACCATGTGAATGACACCGTTTTTCTGCAATTGATCCGTTGGACTTAAATACGCCAACGTTCCTTTCCGATCCTGAATAGCCAGTTGTTTACCTTTTTGTAGGACCATAATTTTCTCTCCGTCCAGCGTCACCAGGGCGACTTGACCGTTTCCTTTCTTCAAAGCTTCCTGCAAACTACGTATCGTCCATTTACCCGGTACAATGTGTAAAGACATGATTTTCTTAAGCTCAGCAACGTGATTATCGTCTTCCATTAAGGGATGAACTTGTGAAGATCCTTGAAAAGCGGAATCCGTGGGAGCGAATACAGTAAACGGACCAGGCCCCTGTAAGGTCTGAACCAGCCCCACACC
Coding sequences within it:
- a CDS encoding response regulator, with product MPKTTHSVIRQLQVVFSVSTVLLLISLAASFYSIQGLIDNSKLVNHTNQVILESENIISYMKDAETGQRGFLLTLDSDYLNPYNGAYEKVNATYTRLKDLTQDNVAQQQSLSQVKELYTAKFDQMQKIINRARRAKYMTRDTAQQNEEMAVGKKIMDDLRVAVERIKKHETSVLQNRIDKQQFYINFTPVLLAIAAIISTLITAYAYIRIKRDLDSRLVQQQLAQQQYDESVRRIVAIEGVAAKISDGDYSVRSADDKDDELGRISRALNGMVGSLETTFTDLQRRDWLQTGAVELSTAIAGERNFKTLAARMIETITNYVKAPVGTVYFIDTSSKFSLAGSQAVVEVPEFVYAGQGILGQAIEQKKIRVIEDLPTDYLPITSSLGTAPIQALVVLPLLYAGSCIGVIELGFLQKPSELELEFLRSNQDDLAVATNAALDYIKLQNFLEETQAQAEELQAQHNELENLNAELEAQAQKLQASEEELRVQQEELLQTNTELEERSVLLEEKNDEIQKKAEELELTTRYKSEFLANMSHELRTPLNSILLLSRLLAENSEDNLSKDQIEYAKVIQSSGNGLLGLIDEILDLSKIEAGQMKLEYLNVAISDILEELRALFTPLAKEKNLEFAISVEPNTPGVIETDRMRLGQILKNLLSNAIKFTATGSVSVIVKNDAERPGMIDFVVKDTGIGIPREKQQLIFEAFQQADGSTKRKYGGTGLGLSISRELVKLLGGELVLVSEANQGSEFTVRIPVSNVYALTVHEPVVQIVSRKAEVETPTPAPVKEESPQFISSSIPESIPDDRQSIQENDKSILIIEDDTAFAKSLLDYARRKGYKGIVSVRGDEGLKLASHYKPMGILLDIQLPVMSGWEVMDALKADPQTRHIPVHIMSSHKLKNESLMKGAVDFVDKPMAYEQMHEVFKKIEYVLNRNPKKVLIIEDNPKHAKALAYFLETFNINSELKSDISQGVEALKRNEVDCVILDMGIPDTKSYEMLEAAKRNPGLENFPIIIFTGKSLSMSEELRIKKYADSIIVKTAHSYQRMLDEVSLFLHLVEDQKQSAQASGGPKKLGELSQILHNKTVLVADDDIRNIFSLSKALENYKMNVITALDGKEALEKLQENSTIDVVLLDMMMPQMDGYETARKIRQNYQWKDLPVIAVTAKAMTGDREKCIQAGASDYITKPVDVDQLLSLLRVWLYERS
- a CDS encoding hybrid sensor histidine kinase/response regulator, which codes for MILLVDDRPENILPLKKILELHDFSVDTAESGEEALRKVLNQSYSVIILDVQMPGMDGFEVAQAIAGYSKAKDTSIIFLSAVNKEKEFIAKGYTSGGMDYLTKPVDPDILLLKVKTLNRLYEQQQELRAIQSSLMTEIEVRKQAQEELAERMQELRSTLESLPQMAFTVAAGGQIEFVNEHWFRYSADSGTFPETHPDDSVWEAWQQQRNTGVEFTCEVRLKELKSGECRYHLLRITPIKRQGITVRWVGTLTDIHQQKLAAELLEQKVELRTKELLIKNVELERTNHELQQFAWVVSHDLKEPLRKIQIFNDVIKEKYLKENQEAVAYLERSIHSSARMSRLINDVLEYSQLSVSAAFQPTNLNTLIQELLNDFEEVIRTKQAILHIEDLPVIDTIPSRIRQVFQNLISNALKFTITGKPPVIAIRAERIKEKSIDSEVSSTGEYCRITVEDNGIGFDEKFLQRIFIIFQRLNDQSSYEGTGIGLAIAKKNMDKHNGLISAKSRPNEGASFILILPIHQTSETLESL
- a CDS encoding fasciclin domain-containing protein, giving the protein MKTVMLVTGLLLSFTLQAQKNRQERTESTYDTTMRVTNRKPVKMDPTKDIVQNINNSHLFYSFMTAIRGVGLVQTLQGPGPFTVFAPTDSAFQGSSQVHPLMEDDNHVAELKKIMSLHIVPGKWTIRSLQEALKKGNGQVALVTLDGEKIMVLQKGKQLAIQDRKGTLAYLSPTDQLQKNGVIHMVNAILRP